The nucleotide window TCTATACACGCACTTGCACCCTCATCCCATGCGTGCGTTACCCCGTTGTGGTGTACGCGCAGGCAGCTCAAGAGGGCATCTCTTCATGCCTTGGTCTTCACCGCCGTGCCCCTCCCGTCACTCGCATCGACTTACTGAAGCGACGCGCTTGCTTTCAAAATAGCGATACCTTTATGCGTCTGCTTGCAGGTAACATCCCCACTATCCACTCGTGAGCTCGCCCGGAGACTCACGTCTTCTTTTCGGCGTATCTCCCGAGCCCGTCCCCGTCAGACGTTGTGCCGTAGTAGACTTtagcctccctccctctctctttacCCTTGTGTAGTGGATGTAGCGTCGCGTATACGTAGAGGCAGTAGTAGTCGtctctcccaccccctccctctctggctgccccccccccttccgcTTTCGCCACTGTGTGCGAGCttgcctctcccctccccttccccccccctctctcttgcgtTGTTCGTAGTCGCACGAAGACCATGCGCAGTTCACGTCATCTGTGCGGCCTGCCCACTGTCCGGACTGTCGCGGCAACAGGCTGGCGCTACCACCGTCACGGGGCACCGGAGAAGGTGCTACAGTATGAACGGTATCGTGTCCCCTTCGACCGCACGAGTGggcaggtggtggtgaagatGTTAGCGGCGCCAGTCCACCGGCATGACAAGAATCTTATCGAAGGTCACGGGGGCCCGATAGCGGTGCCCAAGGCGTGTCTGCCACACGTCGCCGGTGTCGAGGGCGTCGGCGTGGTCGAGGAGGTCGGCTCCAACGCGAAGCTAGCGCTGAAGGAGGGGGACATGGTGTGGATCAACAACCCCTCCGTTGGCAGCTGGGCGACGCACATCGTCACGGATGCCGAGAACCTCGATGTCGTGCCTTGCCGCGCGGATGTCGATATTGAGTACCTCGCCTCGCTGTCACTGTTCCACACGGCGTACCATCTCACACACGACTTCGTGAACATCCAGCCGAACGACGTCGTGCTGCAGaccggcgcctcctcgtccatcGCGCAGATCTGCCAAGGCTACCTGCGCGCCAAGGGTGCGAAGCTCTTCCAGACGATGCAGCTGGGCCGCACAGAGCACGCCCACCTGCTGGCCTTCTTCAAACTGCGCGGTGCCTTCGCGGTCGTGCCATACAACTACGCCCGGACGAACTACatgcgccgccttctctccgacgtgccgccgccgaagctgctgctgaaccaCACTTGTGGTGGGTACGCCTCGAACCTCGTCAACCTGCTCGGCGACAACGGCGTCTGCGTCACGTACGGCAACACGAGTCATCAGCCGATGCAGATCTCCAACATGGACGCGATCGCGCGCGGCGTTCAGTTAAAGGGCTTCTTTCTGCCGAGCTGGATtcagcggcacacgcgcgaagCTCGCATGCGGGTGCACCAGAACGTGGTGGAGAGCATGACCATCACGCAGGGTCACGGCATCTTTCGCGCACAGCGGTTCAAGATGGACGGCGACTCGGCGTTCGCCTTCAGCAACGCCTGGGACGCCCCGCTCGCCTCGCGCAAAGCAGTGTTGCGCATAGTCGGCGAGTACGGTGAGTGGCGTCGCCCGCGCTCTGACCAGGCGGGGTGGAACATCGGGCGCGCCGTCTGGGAGGACATGCTGCAGCAGATGTGGGAGTCCGCCGGCACGACGGAGAACCCGCAGTCGATGAAGTACTACACGCCCTTTGACGACATCCACTCGTCCTTCTACGACGCGAAGCAGTCGAAAGAGTTGGGGCACCGCGACGTGTTCTTCCGTCGTCCCAACGCACCGCGCCACAacgccgccgagcagcagcagcagtagtcGTAGCTGATGGCAACACGCcacatgcatgcgtgtgttcGCGGAATGGGGAGAGCGCAGCACACTACTGCTCCACCTCACAAAACAGGAAGAGGTGAACCACGCACAAGGCGATGCACGATTCGCCGCTTGCGTGGCTCTGCCGCTCCTAGTGTGTCCTTCTCTTGTTGATGGCAGCCCGAGAAGCCGAATGGTGTGTTGGCGATGGCACTGCATCCTgagagcgggggggggggggcaacgTTGGTgagcgtcgtcgtcgcccttGCGACCTCTCGTGCTCGTCTTCGCTgtcgctctccttctccctccctgaATGTGTGTGATGATTGACTGAGCGGCGGACGAGTCCGTGCAATCGGCAGCCCCTACCACCATCAACCCTCTTTCCGCGTCGTACAGCGCAGAAATGGATGAAAGCAGGGGCACGCGCCGGGGCAGAACCGTCGCGGAGCTTCCCGGCCGAAGGAGGGCGTGTTTCTACTCGTATTCAGCGTGTCGGcctttgtgcgcgtgcggctATTCTTATCTCTCCCCACTCCACCCCGCTGTTGTTGGTGTTGGTGTTTTGCGAGCACCGGCGTGGGAAGGGACGGCTGGAAGCCAACGGCCACAACGAGGTAACGAGCAAGGCGAAAGGAACAACGGAATCGCCGTGCAGTGCGGCAGGGTGTACCCCCAGTGGATGTAGGAGGAGGCCCGTGTGTGTCCGTCCGTGACCGGGCGGCGGAACAAGGACGATGGTGTAAtttccttccctttccacttgccgtgtgtgtgtgtgtgtgtgtgtgtgtgtgtgtatcggCGTAGATGGCGCCTGCCATGCCGAGTGCTCGCCCGATTCCCTCTTGTGCTGCTCTCTGCGGTACGgccgcccaccccctcccccaccttcGCCCCCTctactctttttttttccgcctcACTCCTGCGTATATGCTTTCCaacgacacgcgcacgcacgcctaCGCCATGCTTGCCTCCACATGTGCCctgtctcgctctctgtgcaCGCCTACCGTCGTTCCTGCAGAGCTGCTTTACCACCAGTCGCGGTGTCTTTCGCGCCAGGCTCTCGCTGCAGTGTGTTGCTGTTGGACGAGGGTTGTGTGTTCTCTATGCGGCttctgtcgctgctctctgCCCGCCTGtgacacgtgtgtgtgtgtgtgtgtgtgtgtgtgagccgTTGCCAACGTCTTCCTTCGGGTCTTTCCCTTTCAGGCATTTTTCGGGTCGTGGCGCGGGGAGGTCACGCACGCATCGCATCGGTCCAGCGAGGGGAAAAAACAGCGAGacagagggaagggggcagcggtgcttcGTCGAGGGACCGCGACAGAACCCGCTCGTGCTCTCTCCCCGTTCAGGTACTTCAGCAGTTGCGTTGTACGCACCCGACATAGACACCTAAGCACGCATATGTGCTCGCCAGTGTCAACACCTGCGGTGAGGACCCTTGACGGGGTGCGGTGTtggacggctgcggcgaccaGCATGTGGCACTCGCGGCATCGATGTCCTCCCTGGTCCAACACCGTGTGTCAGCGCGGTGCCTGTGTCGGGCTCACATTCGGTAGCTTCTTCATGAcccccgtcgccgccgtcggcagcATGAGCACAAGTGGCGCACTCTGCGTGGCGTACCGTCACCAAGCCACAGACCAGTTCCACCGATTCCTGCACAACCCACATGTGGTGCAACCGGACGGGGTCGACGGACTGCCACGGGTTAAAGGTGATCAGCAGCAATGGCTCAACACGGAGCAGTGGCACGGGTACAGCGATACGTATTTGCAGCGGCACATGCAGTACCCGGCCACCGTCGAACTGAACAACCCCGCCGTCAATGCACGCCACGACCTCCTCTACGAATGTCTAGGACTTGTTTACGAGCTGTACGGTGGCCTCGCCGAGGatctgcaggagctgcacgaTGACCCCCTTCACCCGCACTTccaccgccgcatcgcccGCATCAAGCGCGACCgcgagcgcatcgccgccgagCTCGACAAGCGCTACGCGAAACTGCATCCAACGGTGAAGACGGTGTACGACGCGTTCCTCGTCCGTCGCTACTACCACCTCGCCGACTGGATCGAGCATGTTGAGCGGAAGCGAGAACGTCTCATCAATGACCTCAGCCCCGATGTCATGGAAAAGACGATGAGAATGCGTGGCATCGCAGAGCAGTACCTGCGACATCTGCGTGTCCTCGAGCACGCGCTTTACGAAGATCCTCTTATGGGCCTCCTCGAGGGTGATCGGGACACGAACGTCCTCAATCAGTATACGCCTGGCGAGCTGGCGATTCTGCGGCAGAAGGCGGCCTACTTCCGTAAGATGCGCCGGTTCGGCGCGAATCAACTAGACGCCGacctgcacacgcactgAAGCATGGGCCCAGTCCACCCGATATGTGCCCCCGGTGTGGGGTACcccctgcagcagccgcgtccCGTCCGACagctcaccaccaccaccgccgccaccaccccctgCCCTGCCTCATCCTTCAGAAACCCACGCGCGAACATCCCTCCATACTCATCATTATCTGGGCATCGTCCTTTCCCTCCGACGATCACCGCACCAACCTCACAGCTGCCAATGAAGGTGACGACTCGAAGATgcacgcacccacgcacagtccctccctctctcgaACCCCACATAGGCGGCACTCTGTCCTTGGTCTtccgtgccccccccccctttctgATCCGACCCGAGCCATTCCTCTTCAGTGtgtcaccaccgccacatttgcgaggcggcggacaCACTCCTCCACCCGCGGCACGACGTAACCCCCTGACTCCACTCTCTCCCTGGTCAACACCGATTCTAaccgctcctctctctctctccccgtccaccccccccacaaaacacacgcacgcgcgcacacgaacacaaAGTATGACACACGTAAACCCACCCACAAATCGCCCNNNNNNNNNNNNNNNNNNNNNNNNNNNNNNNNNNNNNNNNNNNNNNNNNNNNNNNNNNNNNNNNNNNNNNNNNNNNNNNNNNNNNNNNNNNNNNNNNNNCCCCTTCCTCACCAacacctgcgccagcgcacccATCGGAACGCGTACACCTCACACGCCGTCATGATCGCTGGCTCCGTGCGCCGCGGGGTCATTCTGCTCCTCGTGGCCGTGGTCGTGGCCAcgatggccgccgccgccgtcgcaaAGGACGGCGTGCCGTACGAGCCCATCTTCCACATCCGTCCGCCGAAGAACTGGATCAACGACCCTAACGGCCCCTACCGCGACCCCGTCACCGGCAAAATTCACCTGTACATGCAGTACAACCCCAACGGCCCGCTCTGGGGTGACATTGCATGGTACCACGTGACGTCGGAGGACTACGTCAAGTGGACGCGTCCCGAGTCGCCGGTCGCGGTGTGGGCTGACAAGTGGTACGACAAGTGGGGCGCCTACTCCGGCACCATGATGAACAACAACTACAGCGAGCCGGTCATGGTGTACACCTGCACCGAGCCGGAGAACATCCAGCGTCAGTGCATCGCCAACCCGCCGAAGTCCGACCTGCACGGCAAGCGCACCCTTGACAACCTCGTCAAGAGCGCGCTCAACGTGATCATGTCGGAGGACATGATCCCCGGCATCGTCGCCATGGAAAACTTCCGCGACCCGACGGAGTGGTGGCAGGACCCCACGAACCCGAATCGCTGGCTCATCGCGTTCGTCGCCCGCATCAAGGACCGCGAGGGCGACAACGCGCACGTCATCGTCTTCTCCACCGAGGACCCCAGCTTCCAGAGCGGCTACAGCTTTTCCCACAGCCTCTACGTCTACAAGTACGACCTGGACCACATGTTTGAGTGCCCCGACTTCTTCACGCTGAAACAGGGCGGCGAGCACTACCTCAAGGTCTCCACCATGCCCTCGCACCGCGACTACATCATCTACGGCTCCTACCAGCTCAACACCACCAGCAAACAGTACGTCTTCGTCGAGGACCCCGCGCGCAGCTTCACCTTCATCGACTACGGCCCGTTCTACGCCTCCAAGACCTTCTACGACCCCATCCTCAACCGCCGCACCATCTGGGGCTGGACCAACGACGAGCTGAGCAACGAGCAGATCATCGCCAACGGGTGGTCCGGCGTGCAGAACATGCTGCGCACCATGGTCTACGACCACACCGAGAAGAAGATCAAGACGCAGCCGGTGCCGGAGACCAGGGGCCTGCGCCTCGACAAGCTCGTCGACCTGAGggacgtcgccgtcaccgcgaCCCCGACGGAGATTATCGCCAGCAACACCAACAACACGCTCTACCACGAGATCGTCGCCCGCTTCACGCTCGCCGACCCCAccaccttcgccgccgccaccacctacctcagcgacagcgacgtgcCAGAGGTGGGCGTGATGATCCGCGCCAACGCGAACCTCAGCCAGTACACCACCGTCTCCGTCCGCAtgcccggcggcggccccggcGCCTTGCGGAGTACTGAGCAAACCGAGACCTACCCCCCGATCAAGATCTTCGCCGGCTCATCCGCCGACAACTGCAGCGCCGAGTGCAACAAGATGCGCCTGTGCGAGTCCTACACCTTCTGGGGGGAGACCAACACCTGCAAGCTGTACTGGAAGACCAACCCCATGAGGTCCAAAGACGatgccaccagcggcaccgtgcgcgagccgctgctgtaCCTCGGCCGCACCCAGTCCGGAACcatcggcagcaccgcgccccTGCACGGCCGCGCGcccttcgccaccgccacgcccAACGGCTTCGAGCTCCACATCTTCGTCGACGACAGCGTGCTGGAGATCTTCAAGGACGAGGGCCTCGAAACCCTCACCGGCCGCCTCTACATCGACAAcggcgccgacaccaccGGCATCGCCGTCTAGGCGAGCGCCTTGGGTTTGTCGTCGTCGGTTTCACGCAGTGCGATGTGATAACGGTGTTTTNNNNNNNNNNNNNNNNNNNNNNNNNNNNNNNNNNNNNNNNNNNNNNNNNNNNNNNNNNNNNNNNNNNNNNNNNNNNNNNNNNNNNNNNNNNNNNNNNNNGTACTGGAAGACCAACCCCATGAGGTCCAAAGACGatgccaccagcggcaccgtgcgcgagccgctgctgtaCCTCGGCCGCACCCAGTCCGGAACcatcggcagcaccgcgccccTGCACGGCCGCGCGcccttcgccaccgccacgcccAACGGCTTCGAGCTCCACATCTTCGTCGACGACAGCGTGCTGGAGATCTTCAAGGACGAGGGCCTCGAAACCCTCACCGGCCGCCTCTACATCGACAAcggcgccgacaccaccGGCATCGCTGTCTACGCGcgcaacgccggcgccgtcaccgttGACGTCGAAGTCTACACCATGGACACCATCTGGAAGGCGCCCACGCCCAACGCCGCCAAGAACTTCACGGACTCGCTCTACAATCTACTCGACACCCTCATCGCCGTCTAggcgagcgcgcgcaggcacccacccaccccctgaaaaggggggaaggaAGCGGGAGGGCGGGAAGGTGGACACTCAAGAAGCCCGTCATgtcaccctccctccccttttttttgtttttggaATTCGTCATATTCTCTCTGCGTTTGACGCGGTCCCGCGCCCCACCACTCCCACCagcctctctcctcctcatcctcggGACCGCCACCTCTaacctcctccctcccccctcttccatGTCTTGTCTGTTCACGGCACACATCTTCCCTCAACTCGTGTTCAATgtgcttttttctttgtcttgTGTGTTCACCTTTCCTCCTTACCAGTGTTTcttgccgtcgcggcgcacgccTCGCCGAGCTCCCGGGCTCGGTGGTGGGCAGTGCATGTAagccccagcagcagcagcagcagcagcacacccgCAGGCCCCGTGTACATGCTCaggtgtttgcgtgtgtgtatgtgtgggtgtgtgtgtgcgtgtgtgtgtgcgtgcgttgcgtGCGAGGGAACGCCGAGGCGCGTGCACGGAAGGCATCAGGCCTGCatcgctctcctctctcgccacTTCATCGCACACATGGTCACATGACCCGGCGAGGACGAGTTGGCGACCATCTTTAACCTTCCTAAGCGAAGCTGTCTGCGCTCCGCGTCTGATTTCTATTCCTCTTCCGTGGCTTGTTGCACCGGCaggtgccgccgtggcggtcTTTGCTCCCTCGCCCTGCggcgcctccctctgccgGCAGCGACCCTCATTTACCTCTTGCTCAACGGCATGGCCCTATCACTTTACATTTCGTGGTGCACGGACGGTTTGAGTGCCTGCCCACTCGCCGCTccgtccctccctccgcacCACCCGCCCACCACGCACCCTGCCCTGCCTCTCCCGCCCGTCTTACCCacccagctgcgccgcggggCAAGGACGGAGTGGGGAGGAAAGAAcggcagaggggggggcgctGGGCAGGGCGGAGCACCAGTGCCGAGGACGGCCGCGCGTATCTTCCCAAGGCACCTCTTCTTTTATTATTTTACCAAGACGTTCATTTTCTCTGCCTAACATGTGATCTCCGCACCTCCAGCTTGGCGGGCCAAGcgatgaggaggagcgcTAATAGTAACGCACTGCACGGAGAGGCAACTCGGCAGAAAACGGGGCCAGAGCCCAAAACCCACCCACCGATCCACGCCGGCAGCATCTGCGGCACcgtgcgcacctgcgccactgctgcactACGCGTGGCGCGCTCATCGCGCGTGACGACAGCGCGTTCTTGACACCACAACAAcacccgcaccgctgcggcggcaggccCTCTCGCGTGCTAaccgctcctctctctctctccccgtccaccccccccccacaaaacacacgcacgcgcgcacacgaacacaaAGTATGACACACGTAAACCCACCCACAAAtcgcccgcctcgccgccccccccccttcctcaccaacacctgcgccagcgcacccATCGGAACGCGTACACCTCACACGCCGTCATGACCGCTGGCTCATCGCGTTCGTCGCCCGCATCAAGGACCGCGAGGGCGACAACGCGCACGTCATCGTCTTCTCCACCGAGGACCCCAGCTTCCAGAGCGGCTACAGCTTTNNNNNNNNNNNNNNNNNNNNNNNNNNNNNNNNNNNNNNNNNNNNNNNNNNNNNNNNNNNNNNNNNNNNNNNNNNNNNNNNNNNNNNNNNNNNNNNNNNNNNNNNNNNNNNNNNNNNNNNNNNNNNNNNNNNNNNNNNNNNNNNNNNNNNNNNNNNNNNNNNNNNNNNNNNNNNNNNNNNNNNNNNNNNNNNNNNNNNNNNNNNNNNNNNNNNNNNNNNNNNNNNNNNNNNNNNNNNNNNNNNNNNNNNNNNNNNNNNNNNNNNNNNNNNNNNNNNNNNNNNNNNNNNNNNNNNNNNNNNNNNNNNNNNNNNNNNNNNNNNNNNNNNNNNNNNNNNNNNNNNNNNNNNNNNNNNNNNNNNNNNNNNNNNNNNNNNNNNNNNNNNNNNNNNNNNNNNNNNNNNNNNNNNNNNNNNNNNNNNNNNNNNNNNNNNNNNNNNNNNNNNNNNNNNNNNNNNNNNNNNNNNNNNNNNNNNNNNNNNNNNNNNNNNNNNNNNNNNNNNNNNNNNNNNNNNNNNNNNNNNNNNNNNNNNNNNNNNNNNNNNNNNNNNNNNNNNNNNNNNNNNNNNNNNNNNNNNNNNNNNNNNNNNNNNNNNNNNNNNNNNNNNNNNNNNNNNNNNNNNNNNNNNNNNNNNACAACACGCTCTACCACGAGATCGTCGCCCGCTTCACGCTCGCCGACCCCAccaccttcgccgccgccaccacctacctcagcgacagcgacgtgcCAGAGGTGGGCGTGATGATCCGCGCCAACGCGAACCTCAGCCAGTACACCACCGTCTCCGTCCGCAtgcccggcggcggccccggcGCCTTGCGGAGTACTGAGCAAACCGAGACCTACCCCCCGATCAAGATCTTCGCCGGCTCATCCGCCGACAACTGCAGCGCCGAGTGCAACAAGATGCGCCTGTGCGAGTCCTACACCTTCTGGGGGGAGACCAACACCTGCAAGCTGTACTGGAAGACCAACCCCATGAGGTCCAAAGACGatgccaccagcggcaccgtgcgcgagccgctgctgtaCCTCGGCCGCACCCAGTCCGGAACcatcggcagcaccgcgccccTGCACGGCCGCGCGc belongs to Leishmania donovani BPK282A1 complete genome, chromosome 4 and includes:
- a CDS encoding beta-fructofuranosidase, putative, with translation MTAGSSRSSPASRTARATTRTSSSSPPRTPASRAATA
- a CDS encoding beta-fructofuranosidase, putative; this encodes MIAGSVRRGVILLLVAVVVATMAAAAVAKDGVPYEPIFHIRPPKNWINDPNGPYRDPVTGKIHLYMQYNPNGPLWGDIAWYHVTSEDYVKWTRPESPVAVWADKWYDKWGAYSGTMMNNNYSEPVMVYTCTEPENIQRQCIANPPKSDLHGKRTLDNLVKSALNVIMSEDMIPGIVAMENFRDPTEWWQDPTNPNRWLIAFVARIKDREGDNAHVIVFSTEDPSFQSGYSFSHSLYVYKYDLDHMFECPDFFTLKQGGEHYLKVSTMPSHRDYIIYGSYQLNTTSKQYVFVEDPARSFTFIDYGPFYASKTFYDPILNRRTIWGWTNDELSNEQIIANGWSGVQNMLRTMVYDHTEKKIKTQPVPETRGLRLDKLVDLRDVAVTATPTEIIASNTNNTLYHEIVARFTLADPTTFAAATTYLSDSDVPEVGVMIRANANLSQYTTVSVRMPGGGPGALRSTEQTETYPPIKIFAGSSADNCSAECNKMRLCESYTFWGETNTCKLYWKTNPMRSKDDATSGTVREPLLYLGRTQSGTIGSTAPLHGRAPFATATPNGFELHIFVDDSVLEIFKDEGLETLTGRLYIDNGADTTGIAV